The following coding sequences lie in one Methylosinus sp. PW1 genomic window:
- a CDS encoding glyoxalase/bleomycin resistance/extradiol dioxygenase family protein: MTTKGVEAIFLTTHNWGKAAKFFQSLGYALEFETDHNSGQLRNGAGPYLFIAEVPESETPQTRLVLNVADEAAFRLDPSIDIVSPFADTHWGTREMTIRDPDGRIWSLQAPAKR, from the coding sequence ATGACGACAAAGGGCGTTGAAGCCATTTTCCTGACCACCCACAATTGGGGCAAAGCGGCGAAATTCTTCCAGTCTCTCGGCTACGCGCTGGAGTTCGAGACGGATCACAACTCCGGCCAGCTCCGCAACGGCGCCGGACCTTATCTCTTCATTGCGGAAGTTCCCGAGAGCGAGACGCCGCAGACGCGTCTGGTCCTGAATGTCGCCGACGAGGCGGCGTTTCGCCTCGACCCGTCGATCGACATCGTCTCGCCCTTTGCGGATACGCATTGGGGAACGCGGGAAATGACCATCCGCGATCCCGACGGGCGGATATGGAGCCTGCAGGCGCCAGCCAAACGCTGA
- a CDS encoding zinc ribbon domain-containing protein produces the protein MPLYSYECQDCHAEFELLVSASDTPVCPSCGSEKLQQQVAKICVEIKYPAIAKSWRKAAAAEGELSNFSKKEIQAKPKS, from the coding sequence ATGCCGCTCTACTCCTATGAATGCCAAGATTGCCATGCGGAGTTCGAACTGCTGGTCAGCGCTTCGGACACGCCCGTCTGCCCGTCCTGCGGAAGCGAGAAATTGCAGCAGCAGGTCGCCAAAATCTGCGTCGAGATCAAATATCCCGCCATCGCCAAATCCTGGCGCAAGGCGGCCGCCGCCGAGGGCGAGCTGTCCAATTTCAGCAAGAAGGAAATTCAAGCGAAGCCGAAGAGCTGA
- a CDS encoding GNAT family N-acetyltransferase — protein MCSDQRTSSARLTARFIPTLEQIDAAAWDALANPPGLTAEEAGGERHNPFISSAFLLALERSKSVGGRSGWTPLYTILEDAEGRLVAAAPSYVKMHSMGEYVFDFGWAQAYENAGGHYYPKVQVAVPFTPATGRRLLIARDAPEGALPGLIHALRALRQAAEASSIHVTFATEGEVGALAAEGFAPRAGEQFHFFNEGYREFDDFLAALSSRKRKTIKRERRDALGDDVSIDLLTGADIEPAHWEKFYAFYMDTGARKWGRPYLTRDFFDRIGETMADRILLVMARREGHYIAGAINFLGDDAIYGRNWGALEERPFLHFEVCYYQAIEYAIRHGYKRVEAGAQGEHKLARGYRPVATHSAHDFADARLRTAVVEFLSREKVAVDEAIADYEASLPFRREEEGGSEA, from the coding sequence ATGTGCTCAGATCAAAGGACGTCCTCGGCTCGTCTGACGGCCCGTTTCATCCCAACGCTCGAGCAGATCGACGCCGCGGCCTGGGACGCGCTCGCCAATCCGCCCGGCCTCACCGCCGAGGAGGCCGGCGGCGAGCGGCACAATCCTTTTATCTCCAGCGCCTTTCTGCTGGCGCTGGAGCGCTCCAAATCGGTCGGCGGACGCAGCGGCTGGACGCCGCTCTACACGATATTGGAAGACGCCGAGGGCCGCCTCGTCGCGGCCGCGCCCTCCTATGTGAAGATGCACAGCATGGGGGAATATGTCTTCGATTTCGGCTGGGCTCAGGCCTATGAGAACGCCGGCGGACATTATTATCCCAAGGTGCAGGTCGCGGTTCCCTTCACCCCGGCGACGGGGCGGCGGCTGCTCATCGCCCGCGATGCGCCGGAGGGCGCGCTGCCGGGCCTGATCCATGCGCTGCGCGCGCTGCGCCAGGCGGCGGAGGCCTCCTCCATCCATGTCACCTTCGCGACAGAGGGCGAGGTCGGCGCGCTGGCGGCCGAGGGCTTCGCGCCGCGCGCCGGCGAGCAGTTCCATTTCTTCAACGAAGGCTACCGGGAGTTCGACGATTTCCTCGCCGCGCTCTCCTCGCGCAAGCGCAAGACGATCAAGCGCGAGCGCCGCGACGCGCTGGGCGACGACGTCTCGATCGATCTTCTGACCGGCGCGGACATAGAGCCCGCGCATTGGGAGAAATTCTACGCCTTCTATATGGACACGGGCGCGCGCAAATGGGGACGGCCCTATCTGACGCGCGATTTCTTCGATCGCATCGGCGAGACCATGGCGGACCGCATCCTCCTGGTGATGGCGCGGCGCGAGGGGCATTACATCGCGGGGGCGATCAATTTTCTCGGCGACGACGCCATTTACGGCCGTAATTGGGGCGCGCTGGAGGAGCGGCCCTTTCTGCATTTCGAGGTCTGCTATTATCAGGCGATCGAATACGCCATTCGCCACGGCTATAAGCGCGTGGAGGCCGGCGCCCAGGGCGAGCACAAGCTGGCGCGCGGCTATCGGCCCGTCGCCACCCATTCGGCGCATGATTTCGCCGACGCGCGGCTGCGGACCGCGGTGGTCGAGTTTCTCTCGCGCGAGAAAGTGGCCGTGGACGAGGCGATCGCCGATTATGAGGCGAGCCTGCCCTTCCGCCGCGAGGAAGAGGGCGGCTCCGAAGCCTGA
- a CDS encoding IS4 family transposase has protein sequence MRLENSVFVELLKPIDRRSFQKIVDRHGGDAYDKSFRSWSHLVALIFAQLGAVVSLRALVAAFNAEANGHYHLGVGRFARSTLAEASARRPVAVFADLFALLAATLDRKTRREGAEMLRLIDSTPIPLSKFHAFARSNGRIHGLKMHVAYDRGADRPYRVEVTLANVNDVTIGKKTPIEAGATYVFDKGYYDFKWWKGIHDAGALFVTRPKTNTRLKVVAERPLDKTRGDGFTVLADSEVALASKGDSKLRMRLRRIRIERDAASRTKSPIIEVITNDMTRDAVEIAALYKARWAIELLFRWLKQHLSIRKFLGKNENAIKLQLLAAMIAFLLLRIAAHSHGVTLPPLRFAELAGRFLFARRPVASIDEPPPKYRVPSRWKSDCQIEMIYA, from the coding sequence ATGCGCCTCGAGAATAGCGTCTTCGTCGAGCTTCTCAAACCGATCGATCGTCGCAGCTTCCAGAAGATCGTGGATCGTCACGGCGGCGACGCCTACGACAAATCCTTCAGGAGCTGGAGCCATCTGGTGGCGCTGATCTTCGCGCAGCTGGGCGCGGTCGTCAGCCTGCGCGCCCTCGTCGCCGCCTTCAACGCCGAGGCCAATGGGCATTATCACCTGGGCGTCGGGCGTTTCGCGCGCTCGACGCTCGCCGAAGCCAGCGCCCGCCGGCCCGTCGCCGTCTTCGCCGATCTCTTCGCTCTGCTCGCCGCGACGCTCGACCGCAAGACGCGGCGCGAGGGAGCCGAGATGCTCCGCCTCATCGACTCGACCCCCATCCCTTTGAGCAAGTTCCATGCGTTCGCCCGCTCCAACGGCCGCATCCACGGGCTCAAAATGCATGTCGCCTATGATCGCGGGGCCGACCGTCCCTATCGCGTCGAGGTGACGCTCGCCAATGTCAATGATGTCACCATCGGCAAGAAGACGCCGATCGAGGCGGGCGCCACCTATGTCTTCGACAAGGGCTATTATGATTTCAAATGGTGGAAGGGCATTCACGACGCCGGGGCGCTCTTCGTCACGCGGCCAAAGACCAACACGCGCTTGAAGGTCGTCGCCGAACGGCCGCTCGATAAGACCCGCGGCGACGGCTTCACCGTGCTCGCGGACAGCGAGGTCGCGCTGGCCAGCAAGGGCGATTCCAAGCTGCGGATGCGCCTGCGCCGCATCCGCATCGAGCGCGACGCGGCGAGCCGGACGAAATCGCCGATCATCGAGGTGATCACCAACGACATGACCCGCGATGCGGTGGAGATCGCCGCGCTCTACAAGGCGCGCTGGGCGATCGAGCTGCTGTTCCGCTGGCTGAAGCAGCATCTCTCGATCCGCAAGTTCTTGGGCAAGAACGAGAACGCCATCAAGCTTCAGCTGCTGGCGGCGATGATCGCCTTCCTGCTGCTGCGCATCGCCGCGCACAGCCACGGCGTCACTCTGCCGCCGCTGCGCTTCGCCGAGCTGGCTGGCCGCTTCCTGTTCGCGCGCCGGCCCGTCGCATCGATCGACGAGCCGCCGCCCAAATATCGCGTGCCGAGCCGGTGGAAGTCCGACTGCCAGATCGAGATGATCTATGCCTGA
- the truA gene encoding tRNA pseudouridine(38-40) synthase TruA, translated as MEYDGSPFVGWQRQENGVSVQQRLEEAVSALEAGKRRVLHGAGRTDAGVHALGQVGHVDLSREWREDRLRDALNAHLRPSPIAVLETRRVAPTFEARFSAIQRHYRYVIDNRRAPLTLQLGRAWHVKRPLNAQAMHEAAQALVGRHDFTTFRSTECQANSPVRTLEKLDVRRMGDVIEIGASARSFLHNQVRSLAGSLEHVGSGRWSADDLRAALEAKDRTRCGQVAPPHGLYLVAVDY; from the coding sequence ATCGAATATGACGGCTCGCCCTTCGTCGGCTGGCAGCGGCAGGAGAATGGCGTCTCCGTGCAGCAGCGGCTCGAGGAGGCGGTTTCGGCGCTGGAAGCAGGCAAGCGGCGCGTGCTGCATGGCGCCGGGCGCACCGACGCCGGCGTGCACGCGCTGGGGCAGGTCGGCCATGTCGATCTCTCGCGCGAGTGGCGCGAGGATCGCCTGCGCGACGCGCTCAACGCGCATTTGCGGCCGTCGCCCATCGCCGTGCTGGAGACGCGCCGCGTCGCGCCGACATTCGAGGCGCGCTTCTCGGCCATTCAGCGGCATTATCGCTATGTGATCGACAATCGCCGCGCGCCGCTGACGCTGCAGCTCGGCCGCGCCTGGCATGTGAAGCGCCCGCTGAACGCGCAGGCCATGCATGAGGCCGCGCAGGCGCTGGTCGGCCGGCATGATTTCACGACATTTCGCTCGACCGAGTGTCAGGCCAACTCGCCGGTGCGGACGCTGGAGAAGCTCGACGTGCGGCGCATGGGCGACGTCATAGAGATCGGCGCCTCGGCGAGGTCGTTCCTGCACAATCAGGTGCGCTCGCTGGCCGGCTCGCTGGAGCATGTCGGCTCCGGCAGATGGAGCGCCGACGATCTGCGCGCGGCGCTCGAGGCGAAGGATAGGACCCGCTGCGGTCAGGTCGCCCCGCCGCATGGGCTCTATCTCGTCGCCGTCGATTATTGA
- the fmt gene encoding methionyl-tRNA formyltransferase yields the protein MRVVFMGTPDFAAPLLQKIVADGHEVAAVYTRAPAPAGRGMELKLSPVHRLAETLSIPVFTPKSFKNAETIGAFADLDADVAVVAAYGLILPQAALDAPRFGCLNLHGSLLPRWRGAAPIQRAVMAGDAETGVMVMKMEAGLDTGPVAATARVTIGEDMTTGELHDALAAAGAELMVKSLRDLSQGGLSFTPQAQGGVTYAQKIDKSESRIDWRRPAQEIHNLVRGLSPFPGAFFESDLGHGVERVKVLRTKLETGAGAPGAALDDKGLIACGEGAVRLIEAQRGGKAPMAIAEFLRGRPLAPGMTLAT from the coding sequence ATGCGCGTCGTCTTCATGGGCACGCCCGATTTCGCCGCGCCTCTGCTCCAGAAAATCGTCGCCGACGGCCATGAGGTCGCGGCCGTCTACACGCGCGCGCCGGCCCCGGCCGGCCGCGGCATGGAGCTGAAGCTCTCGCCCGTCCATCGTCTGGCCGAGACGCTCTCCATCCCCGTCTTCACGCCCAAGAGCTTCAAGAACGCCGAGACGATCGGCGCCTTCGCCGATCTCGACGCAGATGTCGCCGTGGTCGCCGCCTATGGGCTCATTCTGCCGCAGGCGGCGCTGGACGCGCCGCGTTTCGGCTGCCTCAATCTGCATGGCTCGCTGCTGCCGCGCTGGCGCGGCGCGGCGCCGATCCAGCGCGCGGTAATGGCCGGCGACGCCGAGACGGGCGTGATGGTGATGAAGATGGAGGCCGGGCTCGACACCGGCCCGGTCGCCGCGACGGCGCGCGTCACAATCGGCGAGGATATGACGACGGGCGAGCTGCACGACGCCCTCGCCGCCGCCGGCGCCGAGCTGATGGTCAAATCGCTACGCGATCTCTCCCAGGGCGGCCTCTCCTTCACGCCGCAGGCGCAAGGCGGCGTGACTTACGCGCAAAAGATCGACAAGAGCGAGAGCCGCATCGATTGGCGGCGCCCCGCGCAGGAGATTCACAATCTCGTGCGCGGGCTCTCGCCCTTTCCCGGCGCCTTCTTCGAGAGCGATCTCGGCCATGGCGTCGAGCGCGTGAAAGTGCTGCGCACAAAGCTGGAGACGGGCGCGGGCGCGCCCGGCGCGGCGCTCGACGACAAGGGCCTCATCGCCTGCGGCGAGGGCGCCGTTCGGCTGATCGAGGCGCAGCGCGGCGGCAAGGCGCCCATGGCCATTGCGGAATTTCTGCGCGGCCGCCCGCTCGCGCCGGGCATGACTCTGGCGACGTAA
- the def gene encoding peptide deformylase — protein MAIRPIITLPDPRLRLVSEPVATFDGELQQLLDDMLETMYEAPGVGLAAIQIAVPKRIVVADATRGDEPKNPMFFINPEIVWVSEELFVYQEGCLSVPDYFEDVQRPARVRVRYLDRTGATQEIEADGLLATVLQHEIDHLEGGLFIDHLSRLKRERVVKKFAKAAARAAPPAPVADKVEA, from the coding sequence ATGGCCATTCGTCCCATCATCACCCTGCCCGATCCGCGGCTGCGGCTCGTCTCCGAGCCGGTCGCGACCTTCGACGGCGAGCTTCAGCAGCTTCTCGACGATATGCTCGAGACCATGTACGAGGCCCCCGGCGTGGGCTTGGCGGCGATCCAGATCGCCGTGCCCAAGCGCATCGTGGTCGCCGACGCGACGCGCGGCGACGAGCCGAAGAATCCGATGTTCTTCATCAATCCCGAGATCGTCTGGGTCTCCGAGGAGCTGTTCGTCTATCAGGAGGGCTGCCTCTCGGTCCCCGATTATTTCGAGGATGTGCAGCGCCCGGCGCGCGTGCGCGTGCGCTATCTCGACCGCACCGGCGCGACGCAGGAGATCGAGGCCGACGGACTGCTCGCCACCGTGCTCCAGCACGAGATCGACCATCTCGAGGGCGGGCTGTTCATCGACCATCTCTCCCGGCTGAAGCGCGAGCGCGTGGTGAAGAAATTCGCCAAGGCAGCCGCGCGCGCCGCTCCGCCCGCTCCCGTCGCCGACAAGGTCGAGGCGTAA
- a CDS encoding LemA family protein yields the protein MTALVLLGVLVLAGLWLIGSYNGLVTLRQRCRQAFSDIDVQLKQRHDLIPNLVETVKGYAAHERGTLEEVVAARNKAVAANGPQAQAAAESALNGVLGRLFALAENYPDLKANQNFQQLQSELSDVENKIAASRRFFNNAAAEYNAARESVPAALYAASFGFVPQEFFNLEEGERKAVQETPKVQF from the coding sequence ATGACCGCTCTCGTTCTTCTCGGCGTATTGGTTCTCGCCGGCCTCTGGCTCATCGGCTCCTATAACGGCCTGGTGACGCTGCGCCAGCGCTGCCGCCAGGCTTTCTCGGACATAGATGTGCAGCTGAAGCAGCGGCACGATCTCATCCCCAATCTGGTGGAGACGGTGAAGGGCTACGCCGCCCATGAGCGCGGCACGCTCGAGGAGGTCGTCGCGGCCCGCAACAAGGCGGTGGCCGCCAATGGCCCGCAGGCGCAGGCCGCCGCCGAGAGCGCGCTCAATGGCGTGCTCGGCCGGCTGTTCGCCTTGGCCGAGAATTATCCCGATCTGAAGGCCAATCAGAATTTCCAGCAGCTGCAGAGCGAGCTGTCGGACGTCGAGAACAAGATCGCGGCGTCGCGGCGCTTCTTCAACAACGCCGCGGCCGAATACAACGCCGCACGCGAGAGCGTTCCCGCGGCCTTGTATGCGGCGTCTTTCGGCTTTGTCCCGCAGGAGTTCTTCAATCTGGAGGAGGGCGAGCGCAAGGCCGTCCAGGAAACCCCCAAGGTGCAGTTCTAG